The Fusarium fujikuroi IMI 58289 draft genome, chromosome FFUJ_chr05 DNA segment GTAGGCAAGGATATGTAGAATTTTGTGTGCTAGCTCGTTCTCTTGGCGAATGTGGTGAATCGAACGACTCCAAGTTTCAAGGATGCTGTTGGAATTGTTGTGTAGCCTGTATCTGTCAAATTCGGGTTCTTTCAGCATGCGCCAACGCGTGGTTTCTTTCTTGAATTCAGCAAGATACTGGCTGACGGACGTCTCTGTTCTTCGCATGAATGCCCCAGCTTGCGAAATAGCGAGAGGGAGAAACTGCAGCTCTTTAAGCAGCAAAACAGCATCATCTAGCTCGTCATCACTTATCGATTGAGGCATTGTCGACTCGAATAATGCCTTGCTTTCTTCTGAAGTCATCCTCGGGACAACTATACCTCTCCGTACGCCGGCAAGACTCCCAACAATTGCTTCATTGCGACTGATCCATAAGATAGTGCCATTTGGGCCTTTTGGGATGTAATTCATGATCTTGCTGGTGTTTCTCACTCTTGAACCGACGCCAAAAAGGGACAAGTCGTCGGCATTGTCGATAACAAGTAGCCATCTAGGCAATGACTCAATCTTATGCCGTACATTTTGTAAGAGCTCATGCTGAGAACCTTGAGTGTTCATGCCCAGCACGCTTGCAATTGAGCCATAATCTCGGGCAAAAGTCACCTCGCTATCCGCATGAACCCAAAATACAGAACATTTCCTCTTGCTGCATCGACTATAGGCGAAATCCAGCGCGATTTGCGTCTTGCTGTCAATTCATGTGAGTGAAGTTCTTACAGCAGTTTTTTGTGGGCTTACCCAGATCCTCCCAGGCCCCAAAGAGCGGCGCTTCGAAAGTCGTCGGAATCCTTGGGCAGAAGTTCCTCAAGTTTTGATGATATCTCAGTGCGCGGAACAAActcttcattcttctcatATGGAAACAAAAAGAACAGTCTCGACTCAAAATGCtgattgaagttgaaggttTGATGGGCGTTACCTGTCGCACTGATCCCTGTCACAACGTTGCTGCCATAGACCGGGTCGTTAAATCTTGGGCCAGCCATTGTAGCTAATATGATATTCTGTTTGAACTGAAAAACATGTTTTCTCTAAATGGCTTCGCGATATTAATCAATTCATGCGTCGCATGTCCTGTTCTCCCCAGACAGATTCGATCAGGTTGTGGCCAATCGACGTGGTCGCCTTGCCGCCCGAGACCCTGGTCAGGATCCGTAAATTGAGCCTGGATGAAACACTATCATGCTTTTCTATCTCGTCCATTCCGCGGGCGCTTAAAGCTTCAATTTTCCTCAACTTGACAGAAACCTTGTACCTTTTTCGACATGCAAAACAGTGGTTGTGAGATCCAATGATTGCTCCACCAAGAAGCCGCAATGACTTCTTAATCGGCATAATATGTGCCCTTCCTCTTGAGTATGAAGCAGTTGGCCATATTGTCGATGAGTTTTGGGATATCAAGCCTGGAAGAGCGGTCGGTGACACAAACTCATACTCATTCGGCCGAATCGGAGATGACAATGTTGTTCTCGTCATGTCAGGCATGGGTAAGGCCAATGCTGCGAGTACGGCTGCGAGCCTTCACATCAGCTTTCCGAACCTCGAACTTGTTCTGGTAACTGGGATCTGCGGTGGTGTTCCAACGTCTGATTCTAGTGCAGAGCTTTTGCTGGGCGATGTTGTAATTAGCAAGGCTGTCGTCGAATACGATTTTTTCCCCAACAAAGTTAGGAGCAAGAGCTCCATCGATGATCGGTTAGCAAGACCGACGAGACATGTACGCGGTTTCGTTGCGCGTTTCGAGACAAACAGACTCCGCGACGCGCTTGAAGACAGGTCAGCTATCATCTTGGAAGAGCTTCAATCACGGGCCGAAGTGAAGGACCAAGCTTCGGTCTACCGATATCCTGGAGCAGACAAGGACTGTCTATTTATTCCCTCATATCGACACAGGCATCAATCGGACTGTGATATTTGCACCTCGGGATCTGAAGAGGTGTGCGACGCAAGTCGCAAGATTTCGTGCTCCGAGCTTGGATGTGATGAGAAACAGCTCATCGCCCGAAAGCGTCTCGACCAGAATTGGAAACTCCAAAATGCAGGTCGCGAGAAAGAGGCTCAAGCCCCATTCGTCTTTGTCGGCCATTTCGGTTCGGGAGACACTGTCCTCAAATCAGGCGAAGAGCGCGATAGACTGGCACGAGCGCATGATATCGTCGCATTCGAGATGGAGGGTGCTGGTGTCTGGGACGAGGTCCCGTGCATTATCATCAAGGGTGTATGTGACTACGCCGATAGCCATAAGAATAAGGGATGGCAGAACTTCGCGGCGGCAACAGCGGCTGCGGTAACGAAGGCGCTCATTGAAGAGTATCCCAAGACTGACAACCCCAGAAAGCAAATTGATGATAGCAGCCGAGCTGAGAGCGAGGAAACTAGTGAAGTCGGAAGGGATGCGCCAATATTTTATGCCGACGTGTCGAAGTGCAATATTTTCACTGGATTTCATTCAAGTGGTGGAACGCAAATTATCAATTTTGGATGAAGGCGGAGGTCTGTGTAATAATGTTAAGAGGTGGAATGAAGGCACAGTTGGTACACCACATCATGTCACCGTTGGCAAGAAAGACTTAAGATGTAAGATGAGTATAACATGATACTCGAAATGCTTCATAGATTTCATAACTACTTAAAAGTGCCATTCATGACACAGCTTAAACCATTTCATATTTCATATCCGATTCATTTAAGCATCCTGCTTTCGCTGGTGCTCGAGCTCAATGCCAGTGGCGTGGCTCTCCTCAGCATATCGGTGCTTCTCATCACGAGCCTGGTCAAGCTCCTCGGCGTTCTTGTTACCGTGAAGACCAATCTTGTACCAGGGAAGCGCGAAGAGCTCATCCATGTTCTCAAGGCTTCGTCCACTGGTCTCGGGAACGGAGAACCAGACCCAGACACCACCGACGAAGGTGACAGCGGCAAAGCACCAGAAGGTTCCCTTGGGGGAGATACCACCCTCGGAAACAGACAGAAGCATGTTAGGAACAGCGCGGGAGTTTCCGTACTGGTTAGCGAAGTGTAGAGTCATAGCCCAAGATGTAGCGAGGGCACGGATGCGCAGAGGGAACAGCTCGGCAGTCAGGAGGTACTGCATAGAGTTCCAGCCGAGAGCCCAACCGAAACCAGAGACGTAGATCATGGCGATAGCGCCACGAGAAGCACCCTTGTCGCTCTCGGGGAGAACAAAGTCCTCGACGACACCGAGCTGGGGGATCTTGGTGAGGAAAGCAGCGACGTAGATCATGGCAATGGTCTGAAGAGTGATACCGATGAGAAGAGCGCGCTTTCGGCCGATGAcatcgacgaggaagagagcgCAGATAACAGCGGCGATGAGCTTGACAATACCGAAGACAGCGGTGACGAGAAGACCCTCCTGCTTTCCAACAATGCCCATGATCTTGAACAGGTCGGGAGCATAAAGGGTGATGGAACCAGCGCCGGACCACTGAGAGAGGAACTGAACCATAGAGGACATGTAGAGACGGTACAGGTTGCTGGGGACAAAGATGAGCTCCTTAATCTTGCCAAGGAAGCCAACACCCTTGGTAGCCTCGAGCTCATGGTCAAGAGCAGCCTGGATCTCAGTGATCTGGTGAACAATGTACTCTCCATCAGCGGGCTGCTGTCGGAGACGGCCCAGCACACGGGCGGCTTCGTCGGGACGGCCTTCCTTGACGAGATATCGGGGGGACTCGgattggaagaagctgaggatgaagatgatgccgGACATCATGATGTGAAGACTGGTGGGGACGAGCCATTGGTTGTGAGAGTCATCGGGGAGGTTGAGATGGCAGCCGTAGTTTGTGAAGTAAGCGAGAACGATACCGATGTAAACAGCGCCCTGAACTGTTAGATGATGTATATGTGAAAGGTAAGGGGAGTAGACTTACAGTGAACATGCAAGAGCAGAGACCTCGGACAGCAGCGGGGGCAATCTCAGCGATGTAGACAGGTCCAACGACAGGAGTCTGACCGACACCAAGACCACAGATGAAGCGACCAGCATAGATAGCACCAAGGTTTCCGTTGACACCACCGATCATGAAGATAACAATACCAACAGCCCAGAGGGTGCAAAGAACACGGGTAGCCCAGATACGACCAATACGATCACAAATCATGAAAGCACTACACCAGTCAGCACCCAAATTCCCAGTCATTAGCAGAGAGGATGACTTACATCAGAGCACCGCCAACAGAACCGATTTGAACCATAGCAGAGACATTGGCCTTGATATTAGCCTGCTCAACGGAAGAGTAAGAATCATAGTGAATAGTCTCCTGGAAGTCCTTGCTGTTGAATGAGCCAGAAATGAGACCCTCGTCAATACCTCGCGCCGCACCGAGCAGAGCAAACGACACAACGGCAAACCAGAGACGCCAGTTGAAAGCGCCGGCTGGTTCGCCCAAGTccttcagcttgaagatgttgacggGTTTCTTGACGCctccagccatgatgaaattGCCCTTGGTAAGAGATATAAGggtgaaagaagaaaaggatggACAGAAAGTGCCTGGTGTAGGAAAGggagagagacaagaggaaTCTGGGGATCCTTTTATACAAATTGCAATGATCGTTTCCCCACGAGATTTGCAGGTTTGATCTGGTTCACCCCGCTCTTCTCTCCGGACTTCGTTACACCGAACCCAAACACTAAACTTTCCCCATCCCTCAAATAAACAACATGATGATCACTAACCGTCCTCGAAAATGTCATCCAATAGCGGAGTCTCCATCGTTTGGGGCACTAGAACGTTACAGCGGCCGTGGAGAAACCTCTCACAGGGAAAAGAGGAAATGTGGAGGGTTGTTAGCAATGACGCTAAGTGCCTCGCCCCCCCTTCACGTTCAGAAAAGGGAAAGTCTGACATCAATTATCACGGCAATGGCTTTCGTTACTAACACAACTAGGTATGTACTGTAGTAGGGCGTGGGATGCCCAGCCGCTACCGGCAAGTTTACCACGTTTTTCGCCAAGGGCCAAGGCTTTGCCAATGCAAATCGTCCCGGCTGGGCATTCGACTTCAATTGGAGGCGGGAATAGCAGCGAGGTCTTGTTCCCCAATACCAAGAGAATTCATTCAACTACAACAGTGagagtgacagtgacagtgacagttcGTTGGAATAACTGCCGTTACATTGGAAGCTCTTAGCGACATTGCTTAAAGAATGGGCCTGGTCCAGAATCTCTCTCCGCAATCATGCCACGCGCGCCCACAGACAAAAAGCAGAGACGATCACTCCGCATTCCCCCGCAGGTTTTTAACATCTCACAGTGAGATCTTCAGAATATTAAGCATACAAACAAAGTGTAAAATTTAGCTTAAAGCAAATAAAGCTAGAGGCCGGGCCACCCCTGGGTCTCCAAGGATCATCTCCGTTCGTTTGGGTGGTCTTTAGTAAAAGTTTCGGACCGGTTCTTTTTCTACGACCGATAGACTCCACTGACCGGGAGCGTATTCCTCTATTCAGACTCGTTCGTGTGGGTTGGTCGAGTAATCTGTCGAGTAAGGATGACATTCACTGCATTCTAGATGGCTGGAGTGATACCCACTACCTCCAGGCTGCCAGATAAACTCCCTGTATACCCCAGGAGCCCCCGTCTAATACGGTGAGCAGACCCCATAACTTAACTTGTCCTCGCTTGCAATGTCAACTCGTCTCGTCTTTCGCTTCGCCTTCCCCAATATGGCTAGCCATACGGAGGCGATTTGAACCTCAACTACCCCATGAGGATTTGGAGCTGCTGATGATAAAGAATTTGCGTTATGCGGAGATGACATGATGCCAAGGTGAATAAATTGGGGAATAaattctcttctcttcatggGTTTTGTTCTCACGTCCAGTATCGACCCCAAATCTTGTACTCGTCCTGAGAACCACGGAACTGGAACTGCACCTCCGTGATGTCCTGGAAACCCTCCTTCATCTGTGGCGGTTTGAACCTGCTCGCGAAACCTGTAAACGCCATCTTGGGTAAGATCTGTCTTGACTCGGGATTCAATGTCGTGTTTAGCGCCCGCACAGCATTGTTGTGTTCGCAGACTTGGAGAGGAGTTTTGAACCACACACAACGGATAGAGATGCCGAATTTCTTGGCAAGCTCTACCCAAATAGTCCTGGTCTCTGGATCGGCATTGGTATTATCTGCAAAGGGACCGTGTTAGCGCGCCTCTGGGTGAGGGGGTGGTGTGGGAATGGGGTAGTCCTGGGGTAGCAGAATTTGGAGAAAAACGCACCTATGGCAATGGATTCACCCGCTTGGAGATGCTCCCTCGCCGCCTGCACGCACTTGTCGCGTGTCTTGAGCTGGTCCTGGTTGATGCGCTCGTACCCCAGAGGCTTGAGGGATTTCCAGTAAAACGTGGATTTGCCAGCCCCGGGTGGCCCACAGAATAAGATGATGTCCTTGTCGTTAGTCCTGTCAAAGGTCACCACGGAGTTCCCCGATTCAGCATCGTCGACGAAGGGATGCTCGGACAAGTCGAATTCACGAGCGAAACTCCGAGGCTTCTGGCCGAGAAAGAACTCCTCCGGCGTCTGGTATCGTATTCCGACGTTGTGCGCAAAGTTTCTGTCCGAACAGCTAAAGTCTTTAGCTGCGGCCGCCATGCCGTCTGGACCTTTCCCCAACATTGCGGTGCGACCCCCTGCATCCCCGACAAATACGCTATTCCCCAGATCTATCTCGGATTCCGAGATGTCGTAGTCGTCGCAGAGCTCCTTCCACATGCCTGTTCTCGGTTTTCGATATATATCGTGCTCGGTCGCCGCGTAGACACATGTCGGAAGGTTCAAACTATTGAGGACGGCGCTGCATTTCTGTTTAAATTCGGAAACTCGTTTCTGCGCAGTGGCTTTGGGTGCTTTGGACTTGGGATCGAAGTGTAGCGTCAACCCTGCCTGGTTCGACAAGATGACGACTCGATATCCATCTTGATACAGCTCTCGAAGTTTGGCGGGGACCGAGTTGTCCCACCATTTCCAATCTGTCCCGCTGCTTGCATGTTTCTTGCCTGAGGCTGTGGAGATGAGTGTCGAGTCCAGATCAAAAGCCGctatcttcctcctctttatTGTTCTATCTTCCTTGATTCCATCGAATCGGCCGACCAGGAGAGTCGCAGGGGTATCGTCATTGGGGCTTCGCTCAGACCAGACAGTAGGATCCTTGGGTTTCTGCGACGCTGGAGTAAAGAAGTTTGCTACAGCGGTCTCTAGGTAGGTCATGTTAGCTAGTCGTCTAACGATAACATGCTGTGGCATGGAAATAACGCTGATTCTGGGATTGCGCACTCACTGGTCGTGCCGCTCTGAACTTTGCGCTTGAGGGGCGGCGGAGAAACAGTAGCATCGGAGGCTTTGCGCTTGGGTATGTCGCTCGAAGGCATTTTTGCGCTGGCCAAAACGGTTGCATCTGGCCGGGTTGTGATATGTcgtcgttgttgttgagggaCGTTGAAATGCCGAGGCGTTAGTCGGGTTCAGCAGCCAACCACGAAAGCCACGCCAAGCCAGCTAAATGCAAGCACTTAACCTACAGTCTTGCAGTTGACACGGAACATCAGAACAAATACTCGTAAAGTTGAGTAAATAAAGCCAAATTTATATGAAATAAATTTCCTCTTTCCTAATTTGTACAGTTTTGAAACTTCAGCACTCTTTATCCGTTTGGCGATGAATCAGATCTCATTGAAACTAAAGGTTGGACCCTGAATTCAGACATGCAATTAGCTTGGATTTGGTCCTAACGCGTGAAAGGTCGCGAAGTCACGTGCCGGCGAACAAAGtcaatcttgagcttcaaagCTCTGGTGGGGTATTTTGAATGCAATGCTCATCAACAGTCAAAGTTATCCCGTCTGAACACATCACATGGCATCATCTCAGTGATATACTAGCCTTAGTATAAGCTTTCGAACAGACGACACAGCGAACGTTTGAACTTGACGAACCAACTGGCGTCAATTGACAAGTAGTCAAAGACATACCCCCTCACCAGTTTCATGAGCCAACTTCTCCCCCAAGCATCAACGCTCTAACCACGATCATCGTCGCAATCCCAACATAAGCTAAGAAGACAACACCAAAGCGATATTCAAAACAATCGGAGACAAACGGTTTTCTTCGCTCTTGCCAAAATGCACGAGATATTCCTTACAGCCCTCATCGAGGACAAAGACTTCACCTCAGCATGCGCAGTCCTCGGCGGTCTCACAAACATGGATCCATGGCAATCAATTCAGCGCGTCCTCTACTTCCAAGGCCCTCAACGCCCCACGGGTATCTCAAATCAGAGCTCTATCGAAAAGCCCATACGGAATAACAATGGGTTCCTTTGGAAAGAGCTTCATCAGAACTTGACACGACAATCCTTCATATTGCAAACGCGATATGATGTACTCAAAGATCGCGACATGGGAGCCAATGCTTCGCCAATGGATCTCGATGCGACGCAGGGTATCTTGAGGTGGACGGATTTTCCTGATCCGCCGCGTGGACAGCCTTTGCTTACACAGCggaagaaggttgagctTTGGGACCAGAAGAAGTTGCCTTCAGTTATGCGCGACAACAATCACATGTAAGAAGACTCACCCAATTGGCTCAATTATTACTGACACAGCTCAGATTCAAGACAGAAACAATCGAGGAAGTTTACCGCTTTTACAGAGATGACATCGAGTTCTGTCTCACACGCCACTACTTCCTCCAACCTCTAGAACACTACACCCCCATGGAATCAAAACAGCAAGCTACCATCCCGATGGCCAGTCTACCACCCTGGGAATCTCTCACACCCGTTGATCAGCAGAAGCGATGGTTCCTCCAGGTCAAGGCACATGTCGTCCAGGATAACAAGCCGGACGAGATTCGCAAGGCCCAGGATCAGCTGCTATCTGTGCGTAGAGAGCTCGACGGCGTTTTCGAGTTTCGGGGCATCGATCGCAAGGTTCACGATACCAGGGTTATGCAGCAGATGCAGGGGGTTCAGCAGTTGCCGCAGAAGGTGATGGTTGGGAAGTAGAATGTCcacaagcagaagaagccgCGCGTGCGGTATTGAAGACTGCCCACTTCCCGCTTTTTGACGGGGCGCTGACTGCATTTCGGGCAGAGACATGGGGCACGTAGCATACAATAATGTTACACTCAATTAATAGATGATACCCGGTATGATAGACGGTATGGTCGCTAACTATCAATACCTTCTGATCACATCAAACCGCTCAGCCGGctatattttcttgcttggATTTCGTAAACTCATTATGCCGTGGCCATCTCCGAGCTTTCACTCGGCTCCATTTATAACTCCTCCCATAGGCTTCAATTGTTCTTCCATGCCTGATCCGCATCTACAAATCGTTAGCGCAATCCCTCGTCGACCATTCATACTCACCCTCATGCACAGCCGGACTAGGAATATCCTTCCTCGCCTCCTTCTTAACCCTCCAATCCGTTCCAAACTTCCAATCCCTCTCCCCGACATGCTTCTCAAAGTCGAACTGCCCATCCCCCGTAAAACTCGTCATGAGCTTCGGCTCCCCCAACGGTAGCGTATCACCTCGATCCGTCTGCCACAAATGATACACTTTTCCGTATAATTGCACAACTTGGTTCATCTCGTAGTTCTCAGCTACTTGCCATGCGCTCTCGGGCACCGCGCGATTCGGCATTATGAGCATTCCGGATTTCACTTCGTAGACGTGCGAGTGCCAGAGCTTGCGCTCTTCCTTGTCGAGGGTCTCGTAGAGTTTGGGGTTTATCATGTATTCGATGCCGATGAGGCGCGCGTTGGGCTCGTCGGAGTCGTAGAGGAGACATTGGCGGACGTCCTCGTCTGCTGGGGTTAGTGATCGAGTCGAGCGGTTGGTAAGGGACGTACTTAGATGGGCGCAGTAGTGGTTTGTTTCCACGAAGCGAGAGGGATCATCGGCATACGCATGAAAGGCGTTGAGATGAGCGCAGATATGCTTCACAGGTCGAAACTCCTACCATCGAATGAGTTGCAGCTCTTGAACCGCTCCAGAGATAATTTACCTGCGTCacagcagcaccagcagtgAGGACCTGATTCTTGGCCGAAAGAGGGTTTCCCATGCCCTCATTCGTCACAGgaattttcttttcttcggCCATCTCGAATGTCGTCAAGTTAAGATTTTGCGATCGTCAGATCTGAGTGTGACGATTAACGGCTGATGCCTCTAAATATAGCCCGATCAAGATTACGTCATAGACTAACGCGAGTTTGTTTGATAAAGGATGTTTCATTGGGATTTCTTGCAGTACGTAAATATGAGATTCTTGGAGGTTCATTGTGATTTGTTGAAGCGTCAGTATGACGAGGTGATGACCTCCCCGGCCTCGgcgagcaagaaaacaccacgCCGGACCTTGATGCAGGGTGTTAAAATAGACTCAGTAAAATACACCCTAAACCTATCCTAAGTTTATGTAAACTTATCTAagcctttttgtcatttagggtcaaaggtcctgagttttctttctttcctaGCCCGGAAGATGGAGGCTCGGCGCCGATGATCCACTTTCTCGGGTCCGGCGACCAGAGGTTACCCTGAAGCCGGGCATATGATCACgatgtctttctttttctcgatAGTATAGACAGACAGGAACACGGccttaatatagaaaatttaTCTTCACATTTCAGATTATTGGAACCTTTCGCTTCTGTCACAATGAGACCCACATCACAAGAAGCCGACCTTTTGACACAACATTGACATTTCACTTAACCCATCAAAGGGTGCGCAAAGCTATCAGGTTTAGACTTCATTTCATTGATCTAGTCTAAAACAATTGACTATCCGAGATATCTAATCTACTATTACAAGAAGTCTGCCCACAGCAAGAAATTCTCAACAGCGACAATCCTCTAACAATAGTCATCCAAACAAACATTCTGTCGTACTTGGTCCAAAGTATTCTAGGATGTTCTGTGTCCAATGCATATCACAAACTCCAAACTGCAAAACTCAAGATCTAGCAGCTCACAAGCCTACTTGCGGGCAAATCGTCGCTTACGCTCCTCCAGATCCTGCTgctccttctcaagacgGGTCATCTCATCAGTCCAGGGCCTAGCCTGCATGTAGTAAAATTCGTTGATCGCATCCTCACGATCACGATCATCCTCaatggccaagatcttcttgtAGGTCTCTTGGACGGCGTCGACCATAGGAGGTTGAACATTAGCATCTGCACCGGAATCCTCAACGCCAGCTTCCTCGTAGGCGATCATGCCAAGGTCGGCAGGGTTATGAATGAACTCACTCGCCTCATAAGGAACCATTCCAGCACCGGTAGGGGTAGGGCTAAGTGCAGTTTCATTTACCCCAGTGTTGGAAATGCCAGCACCAGTGGGACTGGGGGTGAACGCAGCCGCCAATGGGTTGAAAGTAAGGGTCGATCGACGACGGGCAGCTGGGGTGGGAACCTCCTTGGGAGAAGGGCTGAGCATTTCGCCCAGGGAGCCGATACGCTGAGGGTGATGAACACCAACAGCTTGCGGGTCATGAGCAGTAGGAGCCTGCACAAATTCGGGGTTGGTAGGGTTAGCATGGTGAGGGACCATGTTCTGGATGGGGGTAGAATCAAGAGTCTGGCCATGAGGGACGACAGACTCAGGATGGTGGTAGGCCATAGATTGAGCTGAAGGTGGGCCAATAGGCTCAGGGAGGAATCCAGGCACGATTGGCTTGGGGTGATATGGGATAATGGGCTGAACAAAGTCAGGGCTGGGGGTGTTGATCGCATGATGAGGCGTCATACGAAGTCGGGTTGGAGCATCGATGGGCTGAAGGTGCTCAGGGCCAACATACTGAGGGAAAGTAGAGTTGAGAGCCTGATACAGGGTACTATACTGCATAAAGGGTGTAGGTGCCGGGCCATCTGAAGCTGTAGGAGTGCGATTATCGCGAAGATAGAGCATACGGCGTGGCGGAGCAATTGGAGAAGGGACATACGGAGACTCGCCATCATCCGTAAAGGTCTCACCGGGGAAGTCATCGGCATCCTCAGGCTCGAGAGGACCGCCCGGGTAGTGATCCACATTAGTCTCAGTGTCATCGCCCTCCTTGGGTTCAGCAGGGTCAACAGGAGACATGAATCCGCCAAGAAGACGGACATGTCCAGGAGGGACATCCTCCCGAGGGGGGACAACGGAGGGTTGAAGACCCAAGGGCAGGTTGGAGTAGTTAGGAACCATGTTGATACCTTCAGACTGGGAAGATGGGAGAGACAGGGGAATGACTGTCTGAAGTTCGAGAGGGTTAGTGGTGGAAGGACTAGATGTCTCGGGCTGAATGTCGTTGGTAGGAATAAGGTTGTCACCCTTGAGGATAGAAAGACGGTCAGACATGGTAAGGGTAGTCAAGAGACTCTTCGGGTTGTTGATTCTTTCGGTTTTCAGTATGGTagggttgttgatgagattgcgGTAGTGTTTGTTCATAGCTGTCAAGatagaagaaggatgaagagtaGATGGAATGAGATGTGAAGTGCTCGGAAGCTTGTgaggagggaagaagaagaagattgagatCGAGACTGAACTTGAGATTATAAAGGATGGATTTGTTATTCACTGGCAGCGCTCAAGATGTTCGACTACCACTGCCAAAAGGACTGCGCAGCCGTAAAGGGGGAATACATCACATTCGACTGCTGCCAGTGCTCTCCTTTCGGTCCAGGTGGAAGCCTAGAGTTGCACTCTCCATGCCAGTGGCAACAATATTGCTTTCGATTCATCGGGCCTCTCAACCAAGAAGAACCTACCGTTTGTTGATAGTCATCGAACACG contains these protein-coding regions:
- a CDS encoding related to quinate transport protein produces the protein MAGGVKKPVNIFKLKDLGEPAGAFNWRLWFAVVSFALLGAARGIDEGLISGSFNSKDFQETIHYDSYSSVEQANIKANVSAMVQIGSVGGALIAFMICDRIGRIWATRVLCTLWAVGIVIFMIGGVNGNLGAIYAGRFICGLGVGQTPVVGPVYIAEIAPAAVRGLCSCMFTGAVYIGIVLAYFTNYGCHLNLPDDSHNQWLVPTSLHIMMSGIIFILSFFQSESPRYLVKEGRPDEAARVLGRLRQQPADGEYIVHQITEIQAALDHELEATKGVGFLGKIKELIFVPSNLYRLYMSSMVQFLSQWSGAGSITLYAPDLFKIMGIVGKQEGLLVTAVFGIVKLIAAVICALFLVDVIGRKRALLIGITLQTIAMIYVAAFLTKIPQLGVVEDFVLPESDKGASRGAIAMIYVSGFGWALGWNSMQYLLTAELFPLRIRALATSWAMTLHFANQYGNSRAVPNMLLSVSEGGISPKGTFWCFAAVTFVGGVWVWFSVPETSGRSLENMDELFALPWYKIGLHGNKNAEELDQARDEKHRYAEESHATGIELEHQRKQDA
- a CDS encoding related to bifunctional polynucleotide phosphatase/kinase → MPSSDIPKRKASDATVSPPPLKRKVQSGTTKTAVANFFTPASQKPKDPTVWSERSPNDDTPATLLVGRFDGIKEDRTIKRRKIAAFDLDSTLISTASGKKHASSGTDWKWWDNSVPAKLRELYQDGYRVVILSNQAGLTLHFDPKSKAPKATAQKRVSEFKQKCSAVLNSLNLPTCVYAATEHDIYRKPRTGMWKELCDDYDISESEIDLGNSVFVGDAGGRTAMLGKGPDGMAAAAKDFSCSDRNFAHNVGIRYQTPEEFFLGQKPRSFAREFDLSEHPFVDDAESGNSVVTFDRTNDKDIILFCGPPGAGKSTFYWKSLKPLGYERINQDQLKTRDKCVQAAREHLQAGESIAIDNTNADPETRTIWVELAKKFGISIRCVWFKTPLQVCEHNNAVRALNTTLNPESRQILPKMAFTGFASRFKPPQMKEGFQDITEVQFQFRGSQDEYKIWGRYWT